A segment of the Pedobacter faecalis genome:
CGTCAATCAATTCTACAATGGTATTGATCTCTGGGTTGTTTAAAATTTCGTCATGATCGGTCGTAAAAAGGTGCGCATCTAATATGCGTTTTTTTGAAGGGTCTTTAATTGCTATCTTAACAATCTCCAGGTTAAGTTCCTGTCCGCGGATAATGTCGTGCAGTCCTTGTCCGACCACGCCAAAACCAAACAGGCCAATCTTAAGTTTTTTGCTCATGAATCAATTAAGCTGTTTTATGTAATTTAATTATCTTTTTATCTGCATGCTCTTTTAAAAATGTGCCTATCATTTTTGTGAGCACGTTCGTCTCAATCAGGAAGCCATCATGGCCATACGCAGATTTCAGGGGCTGAAATTCAGCATCAGGAATAGATTTAGCCAAAAACTCTTGTTCTGAAAGCGGGAACAAGATATCGTTTTCAATGCCGATCACTAAAGTATTTGCCTTCACTTCCAGAAGTGCATCGTTTACGCTGCGCCTCCCGCGTCCTACGTTGTGACTATCCATCGCCTTGGTAAGGTACCAGTAGCTATAGGCATTGAAGCGTTTGCACAGCTTTTCACCCTGATAGTTCTGGTAAGAGGAGGCCCTAAAATTGTCCGTTTTGTCGTTTACGCTTTCGAGTTGAGTAGCCGTATACGCATCGTAAGTGCGATAGGAGAGCAGCGCGATACTTCGCGCAGCCTTTAAGCCTTTCAAACCACCTTCCGGTTGCTGAGCGTAGAACGTCCGGTCGGCCGTAATAGCAAGGCGCTGGCTTTCATTGAAGGCAATACCCCAGGGCGAGTGTATAGCATTGGTGGCAATTAATACCAGATTTTCAATCCGGTCGTTTTCTGTGATTGCCCATTCCAGAGATTGCTGACCTCCTAAAGATCCACCCATCAGTACCTTAATTTTTCCAATGCCCAGATGATCAGTAAGGATGCGGTGTGCAGCCACAATATCCCTGATCGTAAACTCCGGGAACGAAAGGTAGTAAGGCTGACCGGTAGCCGGATTGATACTTAATGGGGAGGTGGTCCCATAATGGGAGCCCAGCACATTGGCACATACAATGAAATGCTCTTCCGGATTAAATAAGTCATTTTGACCAAACAAACCCTTCCACCAGTCCAGGACATCTGAATTTGCGGTTAACGCGTGGCAAACCCAGATCACATTGTCTTTCTCCGCATTCAACTGGCCATAAGTCTGATAAGCAATCGTAAGGTCGTTAATCTCTTTGCCATTCTCCAGTTTGAAGGTCTCTTTATAACGATGCGTCGCCGTATTTGTCATTCCTGTGAACTCCGTATTAAAGTTTTATTGCCGCAAACGCCTGTTCAAAATCCGCCTTTATATCGTCAATGTGCTCAATACCTACAGACACGCGAAGTTGGTTAGGCAAAACGCCTGCTGCCACCTGTTCCGATTCGCTAAGCTGCTGATGGGTAGTAGCAGAAGGCTGGATGATGAGTGTTTTCGCGTCGCCCACATTGGCCAGGTGGCTTACCAGCTTCAGGCTGTCCACCAGCCGGGTTGCCAATTCCTTGCCTCCTTTCAATTCGAAGGAAAGAACCGCGCCGAAGCCATTTTTAAGGTATTTTTTTGCGTTAGTATGATATTTACTGCCCGGCAATCCAGGATAACTCACTGAGCTTACAGCCTCATGGCTTTCCAGCCAGGTTGCCAGGGCTAACGCGTTATCCACATGTCGCTGAACACGAAGCGACAATGTTTCTAAGCCCTGAAGCAGTAAAAACGAGTTGAACGGCGATATGGCCGGACCAAAGTCCCTTAATCCCTCCACTCTTGCACGAATGATAAACTGTATATTTCCGAAAGGACCCCCGATGCCAAAGACATCATTAAATACCAATCCGTGATAACCCTCGGAAGGCTCTGTAAACTGCGGAAACTTTCCATTGCCCCAGTTGTAATTTCCTCCGTCTACAATGACGCCACCGATGCTGGTACCATGCCCGCCAATCCATTTTGTCGCCGATTGAACCACGATATGTGCGCCATGCTCCAAAGGCTTGAACAGATAGCCCGCTGCTCCGAATGTATTGTCCACGATCAGTGGCAGTTCATGGCGGTTGGCAATCTCAGACAATTTTTCAAAATCTATGATACTGAACGCAGGATTGCCTATGGTCTCCACGTAAATGGCTTTGGTATCGCTGTCGATCTTTGCTTCAAAATCTGTAACGTCATCGCCGTTAGCAAATCTCACATCAATGCCCAGACGCTTGAAGGCTACCTTAAACTGATTGTATGAACCACCGTATAAGTGTGATGAAGCGACAAAATTGTCGCCCGCCTGCAAGATATTGTTTAAAGCTATGAACTGCGCTGCTTGTCCCGAACCTACTGCCAGGGCCGCTACGCCACCCTCAAGTGCTGCAATCCGCTTTTCAAACACATCATTGGTGGGGTTCATGATGCGTGTATAAATATTTCCGAATTCCTTTAGCGCAAACAGGTTCGCGCCGTGTTCTGAATTCTTAAATCCATATGATGTCGTTTGATAAATAGGTACGGCTCTCGACCCTGTTGTAGGATCTATTTCCTGTCCTGCATGTACCTGCAGTGTTTCAAATTTAAGGTTTGCTGACATATTTAAATTTTTTTATGGTTAATGATTGGTTAAGCTAAGCGGCTTATCGCTGGGATGTAACTTTCTCGTACCCTGTACAGGGCCTTCCGTATGACAAGATATAGCAGGAGGAAGATTTTCAATGATCACATGCCGAAGCACATGCATGCAGGCCTGTGAAGATCACTGAATAATCCGGGAGTAATTCTTAATGTTTTCATTTCGTTTCAATTTATCTCTCCAAATAGCACCATGCCTTTGGTCAGGAATTGGCACCTTCTTCCCAGTTGGGGAGGGTTGCCAGTGGGTCTCAGAGCCTGTCTCTCGCCACTTCTTTATAAATCAAACCATGTAGGCTGACTTGATTAGCTACTCGCTAACGACGACAAATGTACTACTTCGCGGCCAATTCGTCCAAATAATATTTCGAAATATTTTTAAACGACTTATAGTCAATTAATTGGCATCAATGTTTCAGTCGTTTTTTTAGCCTAAAGCCTGTGTCAGGTCTCGAATCAGATCGTCAATATGTTCAAGTCCCGCAGATATCCGAATTAAATTTTGCGGTGTTTTGGTATCTGGTCCTTCAATGGACGCCCGATGTTCAATCAGGCTTTCTACACCACCAAGACTTGTCGCCTGGGCAAACAATTCCACCTTGTTTACCACCGCTTTAGCTTTTTGTGCGCCACCCTTAAGCAGTACAGAAAGCATCCCTCCAAAGGCCTTCATCTGCGATCTTGCGATCTCATGCTGAGGATGGTTGGCAAGGCCAGGATAAAACACCTCATCAATCGCCGGATGTTGTTCCAGGAATTTTGCGAGGGCAAGGCCATTATCGCAGTGTCCGCGCATTCTGTACGGCAAAGTCTTAATACTGCGCAAAAGCAGGTAGCAGTCGAAAGGCGAGGGCACTGCGCCGCCAACCTGCTGAATATTTCTGATTTTGTCCCAAAACTCATTCTGAGTAGCCGTAATCAGCGCACCGCCTAGTACATCGCTATGGCCGCCGATGTATTTGGTAGAGGAATGCATCACGATATCAGCCCCAAGCGCCAGCGTATGTTGCAGGCAGGGTGAAGCGAATGTGCTGTCGCAAACCAGTATCAGACCAAACCGCTTTGCAATTTTCGCCGTAGCAGTGATATCGGTGATCTTTAACAGCGGATTTGATGGGGTCTCTATCCATATTAGAGCTGTATTCGGTTTTATGCAGGATTCGATCGCCTCAGACGAGGTCATATCCGCGAAGTCAAATTCCAGTGTTTCGTTAAACATGGTCAGCAGCTGTTTCTTGAACCCCCAGTACATATCGTCGGGCGCAATAACGTGGCTGCCCGCAGGCAAGGCCTGAAAAACGGCCATACCAGCCGTATTTCCGGAGGAAAAAGCACAGGCATCAGCCCCGCCTTCGAGTGCCGACAACGCTTTTTCCAGCGCAGTCCGGTTCGGATTGCTTATTCTGCTATACATATGTCCACCCGAATAGCCACCGTCCTCGTTACGGAAAAAGGTGGTCGACAAATTGATTGGTGATGTCACATCTCCGGTGCTGGGCTTGTAAAAATTACCCCCATGAATGGCAATAGTTTCTGGCTTCATATAACAAAGTTAAGCCGAAAACTTGTTAGTTACTGGTGTTTGGCAAGATTTATGTAATTAGCAAAGCAAAAATGAAGATATGAAAAGAATAGTGTTACTAGCTGCCATCATATGCAGTTCAATGATGGTATTGCAAAGCTGCTCTCCCAAAGGAACAAATACAACAGTAAAAAGAGGTAACATCACCGGAAGCTGGGTGCTTAACGACATCACGTTTGAAGGTGTCCCTCAATCTGCTGTAAAATCACTTTTTGATGAAGGGCCTCATACCTGCTTTATTGGCAGCACATGGCGGCTAACCAATAGTGGCAACGGGACCTATACGCTTCCGGGAGGCAGTAATTGCGCAGCCAAGACACAAAATATTTACTGGTCTGCCAGTCCTGCCGATCAAACGTTTCAGTTTAAGAAGCTGAATGAAGGAGAGAAGGCGAGAGATATCAGTTCCGGATACCGGACAGTGCTGGCTTCGGCCGACGGCAATACCATGGTGATCAAGTCGCCCGTTGAATATGGTAGCGGTGCCGCATACATCGTCCTTAACTTCAGCAAAGCCGCAAATTAAGGATATTCTGAAAAATTTGAAGCGGGGATAGTCTATTCGATTATCCCCGTTTTTGTTAGTCTTACTCAAGCATATGTTGCTGTAATGACATCTTCCTGGCATTTTTATCCTATTTTTGTTGAGTTAAACAACATATGGATACTTCATTACTGAACTTGCTTCTATCAGACGCCAGTCTGCCCGGAGAGCATAGAAATATAGCCAGGAAAGTCCGCGACCGGGAGCGGATTACATTTGATG
Coding sequences within it:
- a CDS encoding homoserine O-acetyltransferase family protein; its protein translation is MTNTATHRYKETFKLENGKEINDLTIAYQTYGQLNAEKDNVIWVCHALTANSDVLDWWKGLFGQNDLFNPEEHFIVCANVLGSHYGTTSPLSINPATGQPYYLSFPEFTIRDIVAAHRILTDHLGIGKIKVLMGGSLGGQQSLEWAITENDRIENLVLIATNAIHSPWGIAFNESQRLAITADRTFYAQQPEGGLKGLKAARSIALLSYRTYDAYTATQLESVNDKTDNFRASSYQNYQGEKLCKRFNAYSYWYLTKAMDSHNVGRGRRSVNDALLEVKANTLVIGIENDILFPLSEQEFLAKSIPDAEFQPLKSAYGHDGFLIETNVLTKMIGTFLKEHADKKIIKLHKTA
- a CDS encoding O-acetylhomoserine aminocarboxypropyltransferase/cysteine synthase family protein, translated to MSANLKFETLQVHAGQEIDPTTGSRAVPIYQTTSYGFKNSEHGANLFALKEFGNIYTRIMNPTNDVFEKRIAALEGGVAALAVGSGQAAQFIALNNILQAGDNFVASSHLYGGSYNQFKVAFKRLGIDVRFANGDDVTDFEAKIDSDTKAIYVETIGNPAFSIIDFEKLSEIANRHELPLIVDNTFGAAGYLFKPLEHGAHIVVQSATKWIGGHGTSIGGVIVDGGNYNWGNGKFPQFTEPSEGYHGLVFNDVFGIGGPFGNIQFIIRARVEGLRDFGPAISPFNSFLLLQGLETLSLRVQRHVDNALALATWLESHEAVSSVSYPGLPGSKYHTNAKKYLKNGFGAVLSFELKGGKELATRLVDSLKLVSHLANVGDAKTLIIQPSATTHQQLSESEQVAAGVLPNQLRVSVGIEHIDDIKADFEQAFAAIKL
- a CDS encoding trans-sulfuration enzyme family protein, whose product is MKPETIAIHGGNFYKPSTGDVTSPINLSTTFFRNEDGGYSGGHMYSRISNPNRTALEKALSALEGGADACAFSSGNTAGMAVFQALPAGSHVIAPDDMYWGFKKQLLTMFNETLEFDFADMTSSEAIESCIKPNTALIWIETPSNPLLKITDITATAKIAKRFGLILVCDSTFASPCLQHTLALGADIVMHSSTKYIGGHSDVLGGALITATQNEFWDKIRNIQQVGGAVPSPFDCYLLLRSIKTLPYRMRGHCDNGLALAKFLEQHPAIDEVFYPGLANHPQHEIARSQMKAFGGMLSVLLKGGAQKAKAVVNKVELFAQATSLGGVESLIEHRASIEGPDTKTPQNLIRISAGLEHIDDLIRDLTQALG
- a CDS encoding lipocalin family protein, whose protein sequence is MKRIVLLAAIICSSMMVLQSCSPKGTNTTVKRGNITGSWVLNDITFEGVPQSAVKSLFDEGPHTCFIGSTWRLTNSGNGTYTLPGGSNCAAKTQNIYWSASPADQTFQFKKLNEGEKARDISSGYRTVLASADGNTMVIKSPVEYGSGAAYIVLNFSKAAN